A stretch of DNA from Oryza brachyantha chromosome 4, ObraRS2, whole genome shotgun sequence:
GCATTGATGAATGGATGGGTTTTActctttttctctctaatatttttaatagatattatattattatatcttTTTTCCTACGGAGTCACACGACACGCATATCCGCTCCGGCTTTGCTcgcctatatatatagtacacgCCAGCGATGGCCTCCGCCACCAACAACCCATTGCGAGTTCGCCGCAGCTCTTCTTTGTTCTTTGCTTGCTCCATCGCTGATTGATACATACAGCTCGCGGAAtccggtggcggtggtgttGTTTGTATTGGATTTTGTTGAGGTGGCTGCGCGTCGATCAATGGCGGCTGCTGCTCCGTCTCCGGCCCCGGCGCTGTCCccgaaggtggtggtggcgacgtCGCCCAAGGCGGCGGGCGACAGGAAGGTGGTCGTGCCGGTGGTGCCCGCTGACGAGGCGGCGCAGAGCGAGATGCACGTGCTGGCGGTGGACGACAGCTCCGTCGACCGGGCGGTGATCGCGAAGATCCTCCGCAGCTCCAAGTACAGAGGTGCGTGTCGTGTCCTCGGCGTCCACATTGGCGTGCTGCTCGATCGGTTGGATCGTCgatgtgggggggggggggggagaacGCGATTTCTGACATGGCGGCGGCTTTCTCTTGATTTGCAGTGACCACCGtggagtcggcgacgagggcgctGGAGCTGCTCTGCCTCGGCCTCGTGCCCAACGTCAACATGATCATCACCGACTACTGGATGCCCGGCATGACCGGATACGAGCTCCTCAAGCGCGTCAAGGTAAATTCGCTCGCCAAATCGATCGAATCCGCGCTTCCTTCGCGCGATTCGCGACCCCTGAGTTGGGGAGTACCATGTTCCGGGTCTGAATTTTGCGTGCTTTCTTCTACTGCAGGAGTCGTCTCAGCTCAAGGAGATCCCGGTGGTGATCATGTCGTCGGAGAACGTGCCCAACCGGATCAACCGGTGCCTTGAGGAGGGCGCCGAGGACTTCCTGCTCAAGCCCGTCCGCCCCTCCGACGTGTCGCGGCTCTGCAGCCGGATCAGATGATCGATCGCCATGCGCTGGATCCTATCATGGAGGATGATTAACCCCTAGGAATTTTTttgtctcctttttctttctttctcaacTGACACTTCTTGGACATAGAtcttctgctgctgccgctgcctcAAACAAGCTAAACATTTGGGGCGGCTTAGGAGATGATTAGCCTTACTTACCTTAGCAAGTTTAGGATTAGGTGTCAGGCATTTGCCTGTTCCTCTCTGTGCTCTGCAAAGAtgccatgaaaaaaaagagagacgAGCAAATTCTTCAGAAGCTTCTCTTCAGGAAGAAGCTTGTCTTGTTACATGTTGAAATGGCATCAGAGCATCAATCTGTTTTTAACTGTTTCAAGATCGGTCAGAGTTTTGACATTAATTTATGGCTTACTTCCAATGAACCATGCATCATCACAGTTTCTTGGCATCTCTTCTGTCCCTGTGATTGTCTTTCTTGTTTGCTTTGCCATGTATGACTAATTATTCaccaagaaccaaaaaaaattttctttttatatctcTCTATTTGATCTGTACGTTGTGTATTATTGTATGAGTACAGGTATAATCGCAAAATCTTCTTGTGATCATCGCACTAGCGTGTATACGtataaacaaatataccaCACATTTTCTTGGCTGGTCTTAGGTGAGCTGTTGTTGTATACGGTGTATAAACAAACGAAAAGTCCAAAGCGGGAGCATATACTACTAGATAATTGAGGAGATGACAAGACGGTGGAAGGATCTGCTCAGAGATTTGCTTACCTGGGAGCAGATTCTTCAAAAGAGACCCCTGCATTGCATGTGGTCTCTCAGCCTCATGTCGTTGGAATGTACAGTGCTAATGTCAGTAGTACTAATTCCAGATTATCAAAAGAGATctcaagagaaaagaaaggcaGAGAAAGATATCATACAGATTCAGACTATTGGTTAGCAACTGTTAGGTCAGGTACAGGAACTGTTCAGATTTCTTGCGATTTTCTGGAACGTCAAAGTTGGAGAGCCTGGGTTGGACGTGTTCGCTGTGTTGGAATAGTTTTGGTTGCTTGCGTAGAAATGTCCACGAAAACACTGTGTTAGCTCGATTTTGCTTCAGCTGTCTGGGCACGTCTGACTTTGACCTCGATTTGTTTACTGGTTAAAAAACGATTTAAATTCATCCATCTCCTTCTGATTGCTACGCACGGACGTTTCACTTCGAGTaaataacaaatcaatcaaaattaaaatttttctctttcctggAGGACAGGTCGTCTGCTCCTCGGAGCATCTCTATACTGAAAAATCTAACCTGCACGTACTCCAAATCTTGTCTGATGGTGAAATCGCcttccatttctttttctctaaattcGTGTTGAATTAGTAGCTTGAACGGCACGAATGGAATCGGCTTGATGATATTGTAACATCCTTTTCTGATGAAATTTGCATTGATTGCATTGCACGGTTAAGCCGGTCACTAACTCTTCCGGGCACCATTAATTTCACCAATAGTGCAACTGAACTGTAAGACAGATCGACCCGTATGAGTACTTAAATGCGTGCGTTGATGGGCAAATGTACGAGCGTACTGGGGATTCCGATTCTCTGcgtgaaagaaagaaaaaggccCAACCCATTGCATCGCCGCCCGCACGTACGGCGAGATTTTGATGGCCGATGCTGAGATTTGAGACAGAGAAACGAATACTTCCGTAgtttacctttttctttttacttcCACCTCCATCTTTTggattatgtttatatttataaagtaaaattttaaattttaactttaaatttgaagtcgatttagttttttcaccaaaatatattttctagccatgacttttaaatcactcggaatatatatataaaagttttatttacaaattattttttaaaaatatctcgtttgtctttttcaaacaatcacccccttcaTCCATCTTACCCGACggtcaaaaaatatttgttttctaagATAAGATttagttaaaagtttaaaatttcgatgagaaattttatgttgacataaatttattaaatataataagtttatgtCATTATGATAGTACTTATAGAGGAAAATCTATgtgtattatttgttttgtatttaaactaaggaTTTAAGAAATTGcctatgttaaaattttagaatttttaatcaaatcttgtcctaaacgacaatattttttatggggGGAGTGTTAGAAATaagaatttgataaaattaaattgagaaaatattatagttaCATTATATATTAGTGAGAGAAAGaggcaaaagaaaattaatataactaaCTTGATAGCTTATATATTCTCTACGACTCAAAATAACGAGTCCATTTTtccaaattataatgacaAACTTACtgaaagaaaatctaacaaatatcaTTGATAAACACTTAACTCTAAAAATACTTAACtctaaaaatacattgatgAGGATGATTTCTACCAATgccatcgtacaaacgaatttatctaaaaaatatcgttatcgttagggttccgtcagTATCTTTCCGTTAATGACAGAAATGGACGGGGCTCTAACAGCGATGTCATTCtcagacaaatttatttgtacgaTGATCTTTCTTAGAACACGTATTTGTCAATgccatttcttagacttagacgtttgtcaataatatttttaagattttctcTACTactaaatatgatatattctACTAGTATGCAAATTTAGATAGGCACGGTGAATCTAACACGATATGcgtctatatttataatactaGATGCATATCCAATACTCTATTAttgtatattttgaaaatagatggagtagaaaatattatacttCTCCCTCCCTATTTCAGAATATAAAACCTATAGtattgactagatttatataatggTAATGAATCTACGAGCATGTATatcaataaatagattaaagcATAAGTACATGTTAGCTCTcctattaaatttcctccCATCATCCTAAAACAAATGGCAGTTGTAGATGGCGCACGTCAGACGCACGGGGCCGTGtagcgtgcgtgcgtgcgtgcaacGCGAGCGAGCGGCGCGGAGTGGGACCGCGTGCAGTCGCTGGCGTGTGGGGACCGTGCGCGGGTGGACAGGAGTCTCAGGGCCTATTTAGGGAACCTTTTCTCTCCGtagctttttccaaaaacagcTTCCATCAGAAGTTGTCCTAAACGTCTAtagtttctgagaatctatagttacaaattctgaaaaatgaacaatGAATCCaaaagctggagaagctgaaTTTAGTTgctttttcagattctcaAAAACTGACTATCAAGCAACTGTTTCTTAGGATCTAAAACTCTCTAGACATATCAACAGGATCGTATCGCGTGCGTAcggggaagggaagggaagggagtgGGGGGCGTCGTACTTAAAAACTAACCCTGATGCTTTGCTTCTTCAGAGACCTTCTTCAgttactgctgctgctctctgCTTCAGTTTGTGTGATCCCCCTCCCCTCAAACTGGACCATCCTAGGCTAACTTTATTATGGCCTTGCTACTGCTAGTACGTTGCTCCTTTCTGAAAGGTGAAAAATTGATTCGATGGTACGTTTTACGTATGTATGTACAACGTACTAGTACATGTACATTGCTACCTGGTGCTAGGCGAACGGCAATGCGATCGTGTACGTATATATTCATGTGCTGTACGGTACCTAGCTGTTGTGTTTGGTGTAGGAGTGTAAAGGTGTAGCGATGTACTGTGTCAGTGACTCGTCGGTCTCTGAATAATACGAGATGGAAGTACCCAGTAAATGACAATGAATGGCGGCCTCGCTTAGAATGGAGGGCACAAACAACCGAAGTTTGTTTTATAGCGGTGTCATCGCTAAGAATAATTCTATTTGAATATATCGTTTGGGACAAATCACCTCAAACAGTTCTTAGAGCATTTTCAAGagaatattaatattttattttctaaaagtttgtattggatttatctaaaaattattggacataaaaattacaccgtCTTCTaatagaaatctaaaaataaataatttatattagaaaCAAGTAGTGTTGCcctaaatttagaatacaaGTGAGCTAGTTTTAgacatgtgtaaatattagaaatgtaCTTCGTAATttgttggagatatatttctagcttaatttttaaaattcaattttagtGATCAATTTTAAACATCTCGTGAAGATGCTAATGTCAATCTGGGAACAATATACCCGTATGGGGAGTGCACAGGAATCAAACCCAGGATGTCGTCGAAAACTTCTCAGCGCCTATCCAAAACAGACGTTGCGCAAGTGCAAAACCGGGCACGTGCTACGGTTGAGGCCTCCATGACGACCAAGCATTGTTGCATGACCATAGGCGTGCGTGACTGTGCCATCGCGTCGCGGGGAGAAGCATCCAAATCTCGGGGATTACGTGATGGCGATAGGCCGATCGTATGCACGGCAAAGCAGATGAGCTGAGCAGAGACCCAAACTAAGCGGTTgttttagatggggctaaagcCCCGTGTCAAATCGAATGTTtgatactaatttaaagtattaaatatagattaatcaaaaaagttaattttataaatgagagctaatctacgagataaattttttgagtctaattaattcataattagcaaatgtttactgtagcatcacataggctaatcatggattaattaggcttattgGATTCGTttcgcaaattagtccaagattatacataagttttatttatagactttGTTTACTATctataataagtgtctaaacattcgacgTGACTAGAGGCTAACGTTTAGCTCATAGAAACAAACCCCCTCTAGACTGCCGTCAGGTGGAACCAAATAACCAATCCCATCCATCCCCGACCCAGGTCACGCAAAACGgcatggctggctggctggacGGCATGCATATCCACGAGGGAAACGTGGGCGTGGAAACCGCGAGCGCGGGGGAAGCGGGTTGTGCGTGCCTGTGGTGCGCGCGGGCGGATCCGGTGGTTGGTTTGATTTGGTCCGGGGGGGCCGCGACGCGATCGCGGGGATTTGACCGCCGGATCACGGGGGAGATCTCCTCGCCTTCTcgcgcgcgcccgcgcgccgTGGTGGACCACTGCCACCCCCACCGGGCTGGGGCTGATAGCGGCCAGCGCCGACGCGGACGCGCCCCCGATCCGGTCTCGCcgacgcgggcgcggacgctgCCACTAGTGGCTGGATCGATCGGCGTGGTCGGGGTTTGGTCTCCCGTGGCCTCGCACGGAACCCTACGTGCGTGAACACTAGTTACCACTGTGTAGTCCCGCTACATGAACATGAGAGGAATGGGTGCGCAGTCAGGGTTTCAAAAATCATGCGGCCGACCAAATACAGCTGCTGGCAGAGCCGGAGTCAGCAAAACAGAAAGAGATGTCATTTATTTGCTTTTCagtgttttaaactaaactTAGAGCCTATTTATGAAGTTTCTCTTAACTGCAGCCTTTTCTAGAAACTGCTTCTGCTAGAAGTTGCTTCAAATGATTcacaacttctgagaatctgtagttacagattttagaaaatgaactaagaatccagaatctggagaagctgggtttaggagcttttccagattctcagaagctagcTACTAAAGTTCCCTAAAGAGGCCGTTAGGCTGCTatgtgtgtctagatttagattaagaaagtatatatatgttaaaaattaataaactctagctaaaattttttcggAGGGAACCCCCTCCCATCCACATACAAAGGTCTGTCCCTAGCTGCTGGGCAGTTTTCATGATTATCActcaaaaccaaataaaatttaaacaaattttaatgaaAGTCTCTACTATTACAGAAACGGAGTTATCCTCCTTcgccctcccccccccccccctccctttTTTTCTACTAC
This window harbors:
- the LOC102714824 gene encoding two-component response regulator ORR6-like; this translates as MAAAAPSPAPALSPKVVVATSPKAAGDRKVVVPVVPADEAAQSEMHVLAVDDSSVDRAVIAKILRSSKYRVTTVESATRALELLCLGLVPNVNMIITDYWMPGMTGYELLKRVKESSQLKEIPVVIMSSENVPNRINRCLEEGAEDFLLKPVRPSDVSRLCSRIR